The proteins below come from a single Lates calcarifer isolate ASB-BC8 linkage group LG11, TLL_Latcal_v3, whole genome shotgun sequence genomic window:
- the cnp gene encoding 2',3'-cyclic-nucleotide 3'-phosphodiesterase: protein MDTEKSGEVLDASEAPQQEEAVMEKEVVSKLETPEESTEPEKPPAAGEETEQLAVNGHDTEVINLKETEELIVTETVTVSEEKTEMVIEDGFPTEKSETESVPVVVAPPEPDESSEKISDPVAALETEPENIQPEQQPVPENDPEPLPVQTPLAETAPVPEPEKLAESEAEPREQTAPEPAALQQSVDTQPPSQEEKVSEQVETKAELQTTMDTEEKEVAKEEEAGKDVTAEPTKEVAEEKPAETEKAAETVLVTEVSPEKPAETGTSKEENPAGTENVKSAEDKKEAEPEKPGESDTLKGAEAAPEGEGVKSEQNTAEPEKEEDTVPASGSLSFALLEREQTKDALRTSRTLVVLRGLPGSGKSFLARAIADAYKDHCSVISADNYGVKPENPESSADGYKALDEAVVACCSAGTASSVLIVVDDTNHTQDRLARLGEIAKEHRLVVVFLEPQTEWNRDPAQLGKKTKRGLEEAQLEAMKGPLEEMSIPLYFGWFLLSSVQDKVRCTSMDFLKTLDTLEAFKKHMTDFTGKAEKEVDLEQYFQGKGTLHCTTKFCNYGKAEGAKEYVQNPAVQDFYGSTFELSLSALFVTPRTVGARVSLTEEQLKLWPADAEKEAESAVPAAASLPLGSRAHVTLGCAEGVEPVQTGLDLLQILALQQEGQQGELVEEMELGPLTYYGEGRWLLSLREPICAPACFSSFYKRKEQEPIKKEAEKKKKPKCTIL, encoded by the exons ATGGATACTGAAAAGAGCGGTGAGGTTTTAGATGCGTCAGAGGCTCCACAGCAAGAGGAGGCTGTAATGGAAAAAGAGGTTGTGTCAAAACTGGAGACACCAGAGGAATCCACAGAGCCTGAGAAGCCACCAGCTGCTGGTGAAGAGACTGAGCAGCTGGCAGTAAATGGTCACGATACAGAAGTCATAAACttgaaagaaacagaggagtTGATTGTGACAGAAACTGTGACCGTgtctgaggagaaaacagaaatggTGATTGAGGACGGTTTTCCcacagaaaaatctgaaacGGAGTCAGTGCCCGTTGTGGTGGCACCACCAGAACCAGATGAGTCATCTGAAAAGATCTCTGACCCAGTTGCTGCTTTAGAGACAGAACCAGAAAACATTCAGCCTGAACAGCAGCCCGTGCCAGAGAATGACCCAGAACCTTTGCCTGTGCAAACGCCTCTGGCAGAGACTGCCCCTGTACCAGAGCCAGAGAAACTGGCAGAATCAGAAGCTGAACCGCGAGAGCAAACAGCACCTGAACCAGCTGCGCTGCAGCAGTCAGTAGATACACAACCACCCAGCCAAGAAGAGAAGGTGTCAGAACAAGTGGAGACTAAAGCAGAACTGCAGACTACAATGgatactgaagaaaaagaagttgccaaagaagaggaggcaggTAAAGATGTCACAGCTGAGCCCACGAAGGAGGTGGCAGAGGAAAAACCAGCAGAGACggagaaagcagcagagactgTTCTGGTGACAGAAGTTTCCCCAGAAAAGCCAGCAGAAACTGGGACATCAAAGGAGGAGAATCCAGCTGgaactgaaaatgtgaaatctgCAGAGGACAAGAAGGAAGCTGAACCTGAAAAACCAGGTGAGTCTGATACTCTGAAGGGAGCTGAGGCAGCACCAGAGGGTGAAGGTGTGAAATCGGAGCAGAATACTGCCGAGCCTGAAAAGGAAGAAGATACAGTCCCTGCATCCGGCTCTCTGTCCTTTGCCCTCCTGGAACGAGAGCAAACCAAAGATGCTCTTCGCACCTCTCGTACCCTTGTTGTCCTAAGAGGCCTTCCAGGAAGCGGTAAGAGTTTCTTGGCGCGCGCCATAGCTGATGCCTACAAAGATCACTGTTCTGTCATCAGTGCAGACAACTATGGTGTAAAGCCAGAGAATCCAGAATCATCCGCGGATGGATACAAGGCTCTGGATGAGGCCGTGGTGGCCTGCTGCAGCGCAGGAACAGCCTCCTCTGTGCTAATAGTGGTGGATGACACCAACCACACCCAGGACCGGCTGGCCCGCCTGGGGGAGATTGCTAAGGAACACCGTCTTGTCGTTGTGTTCTTGGAACCACAAACAGAATGGAACAGAGATCCAGCTCAGCTGGGCAAGAAGACCAAGCGTGGACTAGAAGAGGCCCAACTGGAAGCAATGAAAGGTCCACTTGAGGAGATGTCCATCCCTCTTTACTTTGGCTGGTTTCTTCTCTCATCTGTCCAGGACAAAGTTAGGTGCACATCAATGGACTTCCTTAAAACGCTCGACACCTTGGAGGCCTTCAAGAAACACATGAcagact TCACTGGTAAAGCTGAGAAGGAGGTAGATCTGGAGCAGTACTTTCAAGGCAAAGGAACCCTCCACTGCACTACAAAATTCTGTAACTATGGAAAAGCAGAGGGTGCCAAAGAGTATGTCCAGAATCCG GCTGTTCAAGATTTCTACGGCTCAACATTCGAGCTTTCACTGAGTGCTCTCTTTGTGACTCCTCGCACTGTCGGTGCCAGAGTGTCCCTCACTGAGGAGCAGCTTAAGCTGTGGCCAGCCGATGCCGAAAAGGAGGCAGAGTCTGCTGTCCCTGCAGCTGCCTCCCTGCCTCTGGGAAGCCGCGCCCACGTTACTCTGGGGTGCGCAGAGGGTGTCGAGCCAGTTCAAACAGGCCTGGATCTGCTCCAAATTCTGGCCCTGCAGCAGGAGGGCCAGCAGGGGGAGCTGGTCGAGGAGATGGAGCTCGGCCCGCTGACCTATTACGGCGAAGGAAGGTGGCTGCTCAGCCTCAGAGAGCCCATCTGCGCCCCGGCCTGCTTCTCCAGCTTCTACAAGCGCAAGGAGCAGGAGCCGATCAAAAaggaagcagagaagaagaagaagccaaAGTGCACCATACTGTAA
- the odad4 gene encoding outer dynein arm-docking complex subunit 4 isoform X1: protein MLDTEGDHDGEKPKGVFSTLMADGEWLYVKGEYKKAIESFTTALTLKPGEKNCYVGRSKCYLKMGQAENALKDAESSLKEDKTFFEGLYQKAEALYYMGEFEFALVFYHRGQKLRPQIQEFRLGIQKAQEAIENSVGSPSVKLEIKGDLSFLQKDEEGAQPITAIQHLTKEKKQQTQKTPKSEKTTKQLLGEFYSDKKYLENLLKDEDLVKGKTKGGEQLQDVIQSCLTYLDTCTEFWNQEKPICARERDHKLMQQKCSKLHPSAPSEPAQFLLKSLDDIDADLTSGNAEGSLKKAKEVMRTVQGWSEKEVPNKKEVLGSLHSCIGNALIDLGDMDKALDHHQKDLELAKQCKLPEAMSRALDNIGRVYARIGQFTQAIEFWEKKIPLIRGGLEKTWLFHEIGRCHLELNRYKEARDYGVRSVAAADEIADEKWQINASVLVAQSEMKLGNFESCVASFERALTYAKLQEDDSAMNAIQKALDEAKQHLSQ, encoded by the exons ATGTTAGACACAGAGGGAGACCACGACGGTGAAAAGCCAAAGGGCGTATTTTCTACCTTAATGGCCGACGGGGAATGGCTGTACGTGAAAGGAGAGTATAAAAAGGCTATAGAAAGCTTCACAACG GCACTGACTTTAAAACCTGGTGAGAAGAACTGCTATGTCGGCCGATCCAAATGTTACCTGAAGATGGGTCAAGCTGAAAACGCTTTAAAGGATGCAGAGTCTTCACTCAAAGAAGACAAGACATTTTTCGAG GGATTGTACCAGAAGGCAGAGGCTTTATACTATATGGGAGAATTTGAATTTGCACTGGTGTTTTACCACAGAGGACAAAAGCTACGTCCACAAATACAGGAGTTCAGACTGGGTATCCAAAAAGCACAGGAAGCCATAGAAAACTCTGTTGGCA GCCCCTCTGTAAAACTGGAGATTAAGGGAGACCTATCATTTCTCCAGAAAGATGAGGAG GGGGCACAGCCAATTACTGCTATTCAGCATCTGACgaaggagaaaaaacagcagacacagaagACCCCTAAAAGTGAGAAGACAACCAAACAACTGCTGGGAGAGTTTTACAGTGACAAGAAATATCTAGAAAACCTGCTGAAAGATGAAG ACTTGGTCAAAGGCAAGACGAAGGGCGGGGAACAACTGCAGGACGTCATTCAGAGCTGCCTGACATACCTTGACACTTGCACCGAGTTCTGGAACCAGGAGAAACCCATCTGCGCACGGGAAAGGGACCATAAGCTCATGCAACAAAAATGTAGCAAGCTCCATCCCAGTGCACCCTCTGAACCTGCCCAGTTTCTGCTTAAGAGCCTGGATGACATTGATGCAG ACTTGACATCTGGAAATGCAGAGGGTAGTCTCAAGAAGGCAAAAGAAGTCATGAGGACTGTACAGGGATGGTCAGAGAAGGAGGTACCTAATAAAAAAGAAGTTCTGGGAAGCCTGCACAGTTGCATTGGGAATGCTTTGATTGACCTGGGAGATATGGACAAAGCATTAGACCACCATCAAAAAGACTTGGAGCTGGCTAAACAGTG CAAACTCCCAGAAGCAATGTCCAGGGCACTGGACAACATTGGTCGAGTCTATGCCCGAATTGGACAGTTCACACAGGCCATTGAGTt CTGGGAAAAGAAGATTCCCCTGATACGTGGTGGTCTGGAGAAAACCTGGCTGTTTCACGAGATTGGTCGGTGTCACCTGGAGCTTAATCGCTACAAAGAGGCCAGAGACTATGGCGTCCGTTCAgttgctgcagctgatgaaatTGCTGATGAGAAATGGCAGATAAATGCCAGTGTGTTGGTGGCACAATCAGAAA TGAAACTTGGAAACTTTGAGTCCTGTGTTGCCAGCTTTGAGAGAGCCTTGACCTACGCCAAACTGCAAGAAGACGACTCTGCCATGAATGCCATTCAGAAG GCTCTTGATGAAGCAAAGCAACATCTATCGCAATGA
- the odad4 gene encoding outer dynein arm-docking complex subunit 4 isoform X2, with product MQSLHSKKTRHFSRGQKLRPQIQEFRLGIQKAQEAIENSVGSPSVKLEIKGDLSFLQKDEEGAQPITAIQHLTKEKKQQTQKTPKSEKTTKQLLGEFYSDKKYLENLLKDEDLVKGKTKGGEQLQDVIQSCLTYLDTCTEFWNQEKPICARERDHKLMQQKCSKLHPSAPSEPAQFLLKSLDDIDADLTSGNAEGSLKKAKEVMRTVQGWSEKEVPNKKEVLGSLHSCIGNALIDLGDMDKALDHHQKDLELAKQCKLPEAMSRALDNIGRVYARIGQFTQAIEFWEKKIPLIRGGLEKTWLFHEIGRCHLELNRYKEARDYGVRSVAAADEIADEKWQINASVLVAQSEMKLGNFESCVASFERALTYAKLQEDDSAMNAIQKALDEAKQHLSQ from the exons ATGCAGAGTCTTCACTCAAAGAAGACAAGACATTTTTCGAG AGGACAAAAGCTACGTCCACAAATACAGGAGTTCAGACTGGGTATCCAAAAAGCACAGGAAGCCATAGAAAACTCTGTTGGCA GCCCCTCTGTAAAACTGGAGATTAAGGGAGACCTATCATTTCTCCAGAAAGATGAGGAG GGGGCACAGCCAATTACTGCTATTCAGCATCTGACgaaggagaaaaaacagcagacacagaagACCCCTAAAAGTGAGAAGACAACCAAACAACTGCTGGGAGAGTTTTACAGTGACAAGAAATATCTAGAAAACCTGCTGAAAGATGAAG ACTTGGTCAAAGGCAAGACGAAGGGCGGGGAACAACTGCAGGACGTCATTCAGAGCTGCCTGACATACCTTGACACTTGCACCGAGTTCTGGAACCAGGAGAAACCCATCTGCGCACGGGAAAGGGACCATAAGCTCATGCAACAAAAATGTAGCAAGCTCCATCCCAGTGCACCCTCTGAACCTGCCCAGTTTCTGCTTAAGAGCCTGGATGACATTGATGCAG ACTTGACATCTGGAAATGCAGAGGGTAGTCTCAAGAAGGCAAAAGAAGTCATGAGGACTGTACAGGGATGGTCAGAGAAGGAGGTACCTAATAAAAAAGAAGTTCTGGGAAGCCTGCACAGTTGCATTGGGAATGCTTTGATTGACCTGGGAGATATGGACAAAGCATTAGACCACCATCAAAAAGACTTGGAGCTGGCTAAACAGTG CAAACTCCCAGAAGCAATGTCCAGGGCACTGGACAACATTGGTCGAGTCTATGCCCGAATTGGACAGTTCACACAGGCCATTGAGTt CTGGGAAAAGAAGATTCCCCTGATACGTGGTGGTCTGGAGAAAACCTGGCTGTTTCACGAGATTGGTCGGTGTCACCTGGAGCTTAATCGCTACAAAGAGGCCAGAGACTATGGCGTCCGTTCAgttgctgcagctgatgaaatTGCTGATGAGAAATGGCAGATAAATGCCAGTGTGTTGGTGGCACAATCAGAAA TGAAACTTGGAAACTTTGAGTCCTGTGTTGCCAGCTTTGAGAGAGCCTTGACCTACGCCAAACTGCAAGAAGACGACTCTGCCATGAATGCCATTCAGAAG GCTCTTGATGAAGCAAAGCAACATCTATCGCAATGA
- the nkiras2 gene encoding NF-kappa-B inhibitor-interacting Ras-like protein 2 translates to MGKSCKVVVCGQSSVGKTAVLEQLLYANHVAGSEPMETLEDIYIGSIETDRGTREQVRFYDTRGLRDGMEFPRHYYTFADGFVLVYSIDSKESFKRMEALKKDIDRHRDKKEVTIVVLGNKLDKQDERRVDSNLAQNWAKNEKVRLWEVSVVDRRTLIEPFVYLASKMTQPQSKSTFPLSRNKNKGSGSTDS, encoded by the exons ATGGGCAAAAGCTGTAAGGTGGTTGTGTGTGGCCAAAGTTCAGTTGGTAAAACGGCTGTTTTGGAGCAACTATTGTATGCCAACCATGTTGCAG GTTCGGAGCCCATGGAGACCCTGGAGGATATCTACATCGGCTCAATAGAGACTGACCGTGGTACACGAGAGCAGGTGCGCTTCTACGACACCCGTGGACTCCGAGATGGGATGGAGTTTCCCCGACATTACTACACTTTTGCAGATGGCTTTGTACTTGTTTACAGCATTGACAGTAAAGAATCCTTTAAGCGGATGGAGGCACTCAAAAAGGACATAGATCGTCATAGAGACAAGAAAGAG GTGACCATCGTTGTGCTGGGTAACAAGCTGGACAAGCAGGATGAAAGGAGAGTCGACTCTAACCTGGCCCAGAACTGGGCGAAGAACGAGAAGGTTCGTTTGTGGGAGGTGTCGGTGGTGGACAGACGCACTCTCATCGAACCCTTTGTCTACCTGGCGAGCAAAATGACCCAGCCGCAGAGCAAGTCCACCTTCCCTCTCAGTCGCAACAAGAATAAGGGCAGTGGTTCAACAGACAGTTAA
- the dnajc7 gene encoding dnaJ homolog subfamily C member 7 has translation MATENCDAVNMDPDMDLLSDEELEREAEGFKEQGNAFYIKKDYAEAFNYYTKAIDMCPKNASYYGNRAATLMMLCRYREALEDSQQAVRLDNTFMKGHLREGKCHLSLGNAMAASRCFQRVLELEPENSQAQQELRNAESILEYERMAEIGFEKRDFRMVVFCMDRALESASACHRFKILKAECLALLGRYPEAQSVASDILRMDSTNADALYVRGLCLYYEDCIDKAVQFFVQALRMAPDHDKARLACRNAKALKAKKEEGNKAFKEGNFEAAYELYSEALTIDPNNIKTNAKLYCNRATVGSKLKKLEQAIEDCTKAIKLDETYIKAYLRRAQCYMDTEQYEEAVRDYEKVYQTEKTKEHKHLLKNAQLELKKSKRKDYYKVLGVDKNATEEEIKKAYRKRALLHHPDRHSSASPEVQKEEEKKFKEVGEAFSVLSDPKKKSRYDSGQDLEDDGMNMGDFDANNIFKAFFGGPGGFSFEASGPGNFFFQFG, from the exons ATGGCGACGGAGAACTGTGATGCTGTGAACATGGACCCTGACATGGACCTGCTTAGCGACGAAGAATTAGAAAG agaagcagagggctTCAAAGAGCAAGGCAATGCCTTTTATATCAAGAAGGATTATGCAGAAGCATTCAATTATTACACCAAGGCCATAG aCATGTGTCCAAAGAATGCAAGTTATTATGGAAACAGGGCAGCCACATTAATGATGTTGTGCCGGTATAGAGAGGCTTTAGAGGATTCCCAACAAGCAGTACGACTAGATAACACCTTCATGAAG GGACATCTGCGAGAGGGCAAGTGCCACCTGTCTCTTGGCAATGCTATGGCTGCCAGCCGCTGTTTCCAGAGGGTTCTGGAGCTGGAGCCAGAAAACAGCCAGGCCCAGCAGGAG CTGAGGAATGCAGAGTCTATCCTTGAATATGAGAGAATGGCAGAGATTGGATTTGAGAAGCGAGACTTCAGGATG GTTGTCTTTTGCATGGACCGTGCCTTGGAGTCTGCCTCAGCCTGTCACAGGTTTAAGATACTGAAGGCAGAGTGTTTAGCCCTGCTGGGACGGTACCCTGAGGCTCAGTCTGTAGCCAG tGATATTCTGCGAATGGACTCCACTAATGCAGATGCACTGTACGTGCGTGGTCTTTGTCTCTACTATGAGGACTGCATTGACAAGGCCGTCCAGTTCTTTGTTCAGGCCCTGCGTATGGCTCCTGACCATGACAAGGCTCGGCTTGCATGTAGA AATGCCAAAGCACTTAAAGccaagaaggaggaggggaacaAAGCATTCAAGGAGGGAAACTTTGAGGCTGCCTATGAGCTGTACTCTGAGGCACTAACAATAGACCCCAACAACATCAAGACTAATGCCAAGCTGTACTGTAATAGGGCCACTGTTGGATCTAAG CTGAAGAAACTAGAACAGGCCATTGAAGACTGCACGAAGGCCATTAAACTGGATGAGACCTACATCAAGGCCTATTTACGGAGAGCGCAGTG CTACATGGACACAGAGCAGTATGAGGAGGCAGTGCGAGACTATGAGAAGGTTTACcagacagagaagacaaaag AACACAAGCATCTCCTGAAAAATGCTCAGCTGGAGTTGAAGAAAAGCAAGCGGAAAGATTACTACAAAGTGCTCGGGGTTGATAAGAATGCCACAGAAGAGGAGATCAAGAAAGCATATCGCAAACGGGCACTTTTACATCACCCAG ACCGTCACAGCAGTGCTAGTCCTGAGGtgcagaaagaagaggagaagaagttCAAGGAGGTGGGTGAGGCTTTCAGTGTGCTCTCAGACCCAAAGAAGAAGTCTCGCTATGACAGCGGTCAGGACCTGGAGGATGACGGCATGAACATGGGAG ATTTTGATGCCAACAACATTTTCAAGGCGTTCTTTGGAGGCCCAGGAGGTTTTAGTTTTGAGG CATCTGGACCAGGAAATTTCTTCTTCCAGTTTGGTTAA